A window of Lacibacter sediminis contains these coding sequences:
- a CDS encoding LemA family protein, with amino-acid sequence MKPGRIITIVVAVLLAFILFRGCSGYNGLVKQDEVVKEKWNNVQSDYQRRADLIPNLVNTVKGEANFEQQTLINVIEARSKATSVKVDPSNITPEKLAEFQQAQSGVSSALSRLLAVVENYPNLKANEGFRNLQTQLEGTENRIKVARNDFNGAVKDYNTQVRSFPMNLLAGMFGFKPKEGFAAEPGSDKAPEVKF; translated from the coding sequence AAACCCGGACGCATCATTACCATTGTTGTAGCTGTTCTTTTAGCCTTTATCCTCTTCAGAGGTTGCAGCGGTTATAATGGCCTGGTAAAGCAGGATGAAGTTGTAAAAGAAAAATGGAATAACGTACAGAGTGACTATCAGCGTCGTGCTGATCTTATTCCTAATCTTGTAAACACCGTAAAAGGTGAAGCGAACTTCGAGCAACAAACGCTCATCAACGTTATTGAGGCACGTTCAAAAGCAACAAGTGTAAAAGTAGATCCTTCAAATATTACTCCTGAAAAGCTGGCGGAATTTCAGCAGGCACAAAGTGGTGTAAGCAGTGCCCTGAGCCGTTTATTGGCAGTAGTGGAGAATTATCCCAACCTCAAAGCCAATGAAGGTTTCCGAAACCTGCAAACACAATTGGAAGGAACGGAAAACAGGATCAAAGTAGCACGTAACGATTTCAACGGTGCTGTGAAAGATTATAACACACAGGTGCGTTCATTCCCGATGAACTTATTGGCTGGTATGTTTGGCTTTAAACCGAAAGAAGGTTTTGCAGCAGAACCAGGCAGCGATAAAGCTCCTGAAGTAAAATTCTGA
- a CDS encoding TPM domain-containing protein, translating into MGIFSFFTKQKDWFTPAEHEAIVNAIRASEKRTSGEIRVFIESRCSYVDPVDRAVEVFFGLKMEQTEDRNGVLLYIAMKDHQLAVFGDKGIHEKVGTAFWNNEVRQMLSSFGKQNYAEGIVKIITDIGDALVTHFPYENEDRNELPDDIVFGR; encoded by the coding sequence ATGGGTATTTTTTCCTTCTTCACGAAACAGAAAGACTGGTTTACGCCGGCCGAGCATGAAGCAATTGTAAATGCAATCCGTGCTTCGGAGAAACGTACATCAGGTGAAATACGTGTGTTCATCGAAAGCCGTTGCAGCTATGTTGACCCGGTTGATCGTGCTGTTGAAGTTTTCTTTGGATTGAAAATGGAGCAAACGGAAGACCGCAACGGTGTGTTGCTTTATATTGCCATGAAAGATCATCAGCTGGCAGTGTTTGGCGATAAAGGAATTCACGAAAAAGTAGGCACCGCATTCTGGAATAATGAAGTAAGGCAAATGCTTTCATCTTTTGGTAAACAGAATTATGCAGAGGGTATTGTAAAGATCATTACCGACATAGGTGATGCATTGGTTACACATTTTCCTTACGAAAACGAAGACAGGAACGAATTACCCGATGATATTGTTTTTGGACGATAA
- a CDS encoding TPM domain-containing protein, producing the protein MRSIQLTILSFLFLLLGLAAHAQGIEKYIPPVPNPARLVNDYLDKLTPEQEEALERKLVAYDDSTSNQIVIVTIGDIGDYDIGDFAVALGRKWGVGGKEFNNGLIIVVLEDKERGKRKVWIATGYGLEGAIPDITTKKIIEADIVPNFKANDIYRGLDEGTSDLMRAAAGEYKAPAGYSDRKKGKGGGSIPVAMIIFIVIMIIISNINKRGGGGMMSRRGYRRWDNSVPPIWFPGGGGGGWGGGGSSGGGGFGGFGGGSFGGGGAGGDW; encoded by the coding sequence ATGAGATCAATTCAGTTAACCATACTTTCTTTTCTATTCCTTCTGCTGGGCCTTGCTGCTCATGCACAGGGAATTGAAAAGTATATTCCACCTGTTCCCAACCCGGCAAGGTTGGTGAATGATTACCTCGATAAACTTACCCCTGAACAGGAAGAAGCGCTTGAACGCAAACTTGTTGCTTACGACGACAGTACATCAAACCAGATCGTTATTGTAACCATTGGCGATATTGGTGATTATGATATTGGTGATTTTGCGGTTGCTCTTGGCCGTAAGTGGGGCGTGGGTGGTAAAGAGTTTAATAATGGATTGATCATTGTAGTGCTGGAAGATAAAGAGCGGGGTAAACGAAAAGTGTGGATCGCTACAGGTTACGGTCTTGAAGGCGCTATTCCTGATATTACCACTAAGAAGATCATTGAAGCTGATATTGTTCCAAACTTTAAAGCCAATGATATTTATCGTGGACTCGATGAAGGTACCAGCGACCTGATGCGTGCAGCAGCAGGAGAATACAAAGCACCGGCCGGTTACAGTGACCGCAAAAAAGGCAAAGGTGGCGGCAGTATTCCCGTGGCAATGATCATTTTTATCGTGATCATGATCATTATTTCCAACATCAATAAAAGAGGTGGCGGTGGCATGATGAGCCGCAGAGGTTATCGCAGGTGGGATAATAGCGTGCCACCTATCTGGTTCCCCGGTGGTGGCGGAGGCGGCTGGGGCGGCGGAGGCAGTAGCGGAGGTGGAGGGTTTGGTGGTTTTGGAGGAGGTAGTTTTGGTGGTGGTGGAGCAGGAGGTGATTGGTAA
- a CDS encoding glycoside hydrolase family 16 protein, producing MHHPSMRKKKNSFSANKVINEKYRLVFEDHFTDHNLNVQNWFPFYLPHWSSRKKAAPNYFIKDSNLALQITKDQQPWCPEFNGEVKCSSIQTGVYAGPLGSGIGQHGFFNPNCVVTEEQEPVQLYTPQYGYVEIRAKAIQSSNNVVSLWMIGYEDEPERSAEICVFEVKGWNVFADKAMIGYGIHQFNDPKLKEAFFEEEFRLDATTFHIYAVEWEKGRTRFYIDHQLIRELKQAPDYPMQLMLGVYEVPTELHTANEDAYPKTFLVDYVLGYMKE from the coding sequence ATGCATCATCCATCTATGCGTAAAAAGAAGAACAGTTTCAGCGCCAATAAAGTTATAAATGAGAAATACAGGCTCGTGTTTGAAGATCACTTTACAGATCACAACCTGAACGTGCAGAACTGGTTTCCTTTCTATTTGCCACACTGGAGTTCAAGAAAAAAAGCAGCACCGAATTACTTTATAAAAGACAGCAACCTTGCACTGCAGATCACAAAAGATCAACAACCCTGGTGTCCTGAATTCAACGGAGAAGTAAAATGTTCATCCATTCAAACAGGCGTGTATGCAGGCCCGTTAGGGTCAGGTATCGGGCAGCATGGTTTCTTTAACCCAAACTGTGTAGTGACAGAAGAACAGGAACCGGTTCAACTTTATACACCGCAATATGGCTATGTTGAGATCAGGGCAAAAGCGATCCAATCATCCAATAATGTGGTATCACTCTGGATGATTGGTTATGAAGACGAACCGGAGCGTTCAGCGGAAATCTGTGTGTTTGAAGTAAAAGGATGGAATGTATTTGCCGATAAAGCAATGATTGGTTATGGTATTCATCAATTCAATGATCCCAAACTGAAAGAAGCTTTTTTTGAGGAAGAGTTCCGGCTTGATGCAACTACATTTCACATCTACGCTGTTGAGTGGGAAAAAGGACGTACACGTTTCTATATCGATCATCAACTGATTCGTGAATTAAAACAGGCTCCTGATTATCCCATGCAATTGATGTTAGGTGTTTATGAAGTTCCAACCGAACTTCATACAGCCAATGAAGATGCATATCCTAAAACATTTCTTGTTGATTATGTGCTGGGGTATATGAAAGAGTAA
- a CDS encoding M1 family aminopeptidase, translating to MKRNLIIGLLALSLNVAFAQEQQQADTSWKKIYRSTPEKTHALVNTKLEASFDIPNAQLKGNAWLTLKPYFYPSNTLVLDAKGMEIKEVAIQKGTARTKLKYEYDGLLLKVTLDKTYKGGEAYTVYINYVAKPNDFKTEGSVAITDAKGLYFINPKGEEKDKPTQFWTQGETEATSVWCPTIDKTNQKTTQDFYLTVPAKWVTLSNGKLMSQKPNSNGTRTDYWKMDQPNSPYLFFMGAGDFAMVKESWRGKEVSYYVDKEYASVAKKIFGNTPEMMTYFSKITGVDYPWVKYAQMVGRDYVSGAMENTTATLHQESAQQDARELVDGNRWEGTIAHELFHHWFGDYVTSESWSNLTLNESFADYSEYLWDEYKFSKDKADATHYSAMQGYLGSGSESKHLVRYYYRDKEDMFDAVSYSKGGRILHMLRNYVGDSAFFKSINLYLTTNKYKSAEAHQLRIAFEEITGRDLNWFFNQWYFGAGHPVLDITYSYDESGKKVNVIVKQTQKDKLFQLPVAIDIYNGSNKTREQVWVKNAVDTFSFAVSSKPDLVNFDGDKVLLAVKKENKTLDEYIHQYKYAGLYLDRREAIDFISKKQDDAKAVAFMKEAINDKYSGLRNFAIGKLDAKKTAIVDVTETSLEAIAKKDPSRIVRSAAVTFLGNLKKPAYKTLFTSLVNDSSYTLSAAALTALEKLDPPAALTEAKRLSKQPMKGNLLEAVANTLIKSGDENSFDEITKAYSSMGLSQAKFNLTATYANMLGTIKNTEKVKRGIDEMVKFRDAIPEQYGLGPVFENFLKTIIGKKETLKKAGEDVNALQEQIDYIKSKMK from the coding sequence ATGAAAAGAAATCTCATCATCGGTCTGCTGGCCCTTAGTCTTAACGTAGCTTTTGCCCAGGAGCAGCAACAGGCTGATACAAGCTGGAAAAAAATCTATCGATCAACACCTGAAAAAACACATGCCCTGGTTAATACAAAACTTGAAGCCAGTTTTGATATCCCCAATGCACAGTTAAAAGGAAATGCCTGGCTAACATTGAAACCTTATTTCTATCCCAGCAATACATTGGTATTGGATGCAAAAGGAATGGAGATTAAGGAAGTAGCCATCCAAAAAGGAACTGCACGTACCAAACTCAAATATGAATATGATGGATTGCTGTTGAAAGTAACGCTCGACAAAACCTACAAAGGTGGCGAAGCATATACTGTGTACATCAATTATGTAGCAAAGCCTAACGATTTTAAAACAGAAGGCAGTGTTGCCATCACCGATGCAAAAGGATTGTACTTTATCAACCCTAAAGGCGAAGAGAAAGACAAGCCAACCCAATTCTGGACACAGGGTGAAACAGAAGCAACCAGCGTTTGGTGCCCAACGATCGACAAGACAAATCAGAAAACAACACAGGATTTCTATTTAACAGTGCCTGCAAAATGGGTAACCTTAAGCAATGGCAAACTGATGAGTCAGAAACCAAACAGCAATGGCACACGTACGGATTACTGGAAAATGGATCAACCCAATTCTCCTTACCTCTTCTTTATGGGTGCAGGCGATTTTGCAATGGTGAAAGAAAGCTGGAGAGGAAAAGAAGTAAGTTATTATGTTGATAAGGAATATGCTTCTGTTGCAAAGAAAATATTTGGTAACACGCCTGAGATGATGACCTATTTCTCAAAGATCACCGGTGTTGATTATCCATGGGTGAAATATGCACAGATGGTTGGTCGTGATTATGTAAGCGGTGCTATGGAAAATACAACTGCTACACTTCACCAGGAGAGTGCACAGCAGGATGCACGTGAACTAGTGGATGGCAACAGATGGGAAGGCACCATTGCACATGAACTGTTTCACCATTGGTTTGGTGATTATGTAACTTCTGAAAGCTGGAGTAACCTTACGCTTAACGAATCATTTGCTGACTACAGCGAATACCTGTGGGATGAATATAAATTCAGCAAAGACAAAGCAGATGCCACACATTACAGTGCCATGCAGGGATATTTGGGCAGTGGCAGCGAAAGCAAACACCTGGTACGTTATTACTACCGTGATAAAGAAGACATGTTTGATGCAGTAAGTTACAGCAAAGGCGGCCGCATTCTGCACATGCTCCGTAACTATGTTGGCGACAGTGCTTTCTTTAAATCAATCAATCTTTATTTAACAACCAACAAATACAAATCAGCTGAAGCACATCAACTGCGTATAGCGTTTGAAGAAATAACCGGCAGGGATCTGAACTGGTTCTTCAATCAATGGTATTTTGGTGCAGGACACCCGGTATTGGATATTACTTACAGTTACGACGAGAGTGGAAAGAAAGTAAACGTGATCGTAAAACAAACACAGAAAGACAAACTGTTTCAACTTCCTGTTGCGATTGATATTTACAATGGCAGCAACAAAACACGTGAGCAGGTGTGGGTAAAAAATGCGGTTGATACTTTCTCCTTTGCTGTTTCTTCAAAACCTGACCTGGTAAATTTTGATGGCGACAAAGTGTTACTGGCAGTTAAGAAAGAAAACAAAACACTTGACGAATATATTCATCAGTACAAGTATGCAGGTTTGTATTTAGACAGAAGAGAAGCCATCGATTTTATTTCGAAGAAACAGGACGATGCAAAAGCTGTTGCCTTTATGAAAGAAGCCATCAATGACAAATACAGCGGTCTCCGCAATTTTGCTATTGGTAAACTGGATGCTAAGAAAACTGCTATTGTTGATGTAACAGAAACTTCGCTTGAAGCCATTGCAAAAAAAGATCCCAGCCGTATTGTACGCAGTGCAGCCGTTACCTTCTTAGGCAACTTAAAAAAGCCTGCTTACAAAACACTGTTTACATCATTGGTGAATGATTCATCCTACACGTTAAGTGCCGCTGCGTTAACAGCATTGGAAAAACTTGATCCGCCTGCTGCATTAACAGAAGCTAAGCGTTTATCAAAACAACCCATGAAAGGAAATCTTCTTGAAGCAGTTGCCAACACATTGATCAAAAGTGGTGATGAAAATTCATTTGATGAGATCACCAAGGCATACAGCAGCATGGGCTTATCGCAGGCAAAATTCAATTTAACTGCTACCTATGCCAATATGCTTGGCACGATCAAGAACACAGAAAAAGTAAAACGTGGTATTGATGAAATGGTAAAGTTCCGTGATGCTATTCCTGAACAATACGGTTTAGGTCCCGTGTTTGAGAATTTCCTGAAAACCATCATCGGTAAAAAAGAAACACTGAAGAAAGCAGGCGAAGATGTGAATGCGTTACAGGAACAGATCGATTATATTAAGAGTAAGATGAAATAA
- a CDS encoding DUF4476 domain-containing protein, which produces MRTSVIRRLALVMVVSAFFSVQAKSQLNHFIYLQTDNQQPFYIKYNNRIISSSSSGYLILPKLKDGVVDFAVGFPKSDQQEQQFRYTIDKADKGFLLKNFSDKGWGLYDLQTSSIVYTAVKTAETNNNPGSTVAPANDPFSNMLSKVTQDSTVKTVTVVKETKPVVVDTPKPAKVEVVVTAPVKDTITVKPEIKPEKPIEQPVVTEPEWTAPSKSPIKQVRKFESREGADFVFEVGEANGLKDTVRLFIERDTVINPVVSPAVIDTPKAEVVLKDTVAVVQQPKKEEPVVKNEEVVEKKEPVTPPVVSEPVQKKETASLPNSNCKDFATEDDLIKLRRRMASQRKDEQMVDEAKKAFRAKCFTTSQLKNLSALFLSDEGRYRFFDAALPFVTDYSNFKSLGETINDDYYKRRFIALLPNQ; this is translated from the coding sequence ATGCGAACATCAGTGATCAGAAGACTTGCATTAGTTATGGTGGTTTCAGCCTTTTTCAGCGTTCAGGCAAAAAGCCAGTTAAATCATTTCATTTATCTCCAGACCGATAACCAGCAACCTTTTTATATCAAGTATAATAACAGGATCATCAGTTCATCTTCTTCGGGCTATCTGATTCTTCCAAAGTTGAAGGACGGAGTAGTGGATTTTGCCGTTGGTTTCCCCAAAAGCGACCAGCAGGAGCAGCAGTTTCGCTATACCATTGATAAAGCTGACAAAGGGTTTCTCTTGAAAAACTTCAGTGATAAAGGCTGGGGGCTGTATGATCTTCAGACTTCGTCCATCGTATATACAGCGGTTAAAACCGCAGAAACGAATAATAATCCAGGCAGCACAGTTGCACCTGCAAATGATCCTTTCAGTAATATGCTTTCGAAAGTAACCCAGGACAGCACCGTGAAAACAGTAACGGTGGTAAAAGAAACAAAACCAGTTGTTGTCGACACACCCAAGCCTGCAAAAGTGGAAGTAGTAGTGACAGCGCCTGTAAAAGATACCATAACTGTTAAGCCCGAGATAAAGCCTGAAAAGCCGATTGAACAGCCGGTTGTAACCGAACCCGAATGGACTGCACCGTCAAAATCACCCATTAAACAGGTGCGCAAGTTTGAAAGCAGGGAAGGTGCCGATTTTGTGTTTGAAGTAGGCGAAGCCAATGGTCTTAAAGATACCGTCCGGTTATTTATTGAACGGGATACCGTTATCAATCCTGTTGTATCGCCGGCCGTTATTGATACACCCAAAGCAGAGGTCGTACTAAAAGATACCGTTGCGGTGGTTCAGCAACCCAAAAAAGAAGAACCGGTTGTAAAGAATGAGGAAGTGGTTGAAAAGAAAGAACCTGTTACGCCGCCCGTAGTTTCCGAACCCGTTCAGAAAAAGGAAACAGCATCATTACCAAATAGTAACTGCAAGGATTTTGCAACGGAAGATGATCTCATCAAACTTCGCCGTCGCATGGCTTCTCAGCGAAAAGATGAGCAGATGGTAGATGAAGCAAAGAAAGCTTTCCGCGCAAAATGTTTTACTACAAGTCAGTTGAAAAACCTCTCTGCACTGTTCCTTTCAGATGAAGGGCGGTATCGTTTTTTTGATGCTGCATTGCCATTTGTAACAGATTACAGTAATTTTAAGTCGTTGGGTGAAACAATCAATGACGATTATTACAAGCGCAGGTTTATAGCACTATTGCCCAATCAATAA
- the truA gene encoding tRNA pseudouridine(38-40) synthase TruA, whose product MPRYFLELSYKGEGYSGFQVQQNAITIQEEVEKAFRIFFKKDVELTGSSRTDAGVHALQNYFHFDWDDGFPQASVYNLNAILPAAIVIKSVKEVKPDAHSRFHATAREYKYFIYDKKNPFIDDRAWYLPYTLDEALLDACAQKVKNNLDFSAFSKRNTQVKTFQCSISVSEWISEDGCLVYHVQANRFLRGMVRGLVGTMVRVARGTMSLDAFEALLAQRTLASADFSAPAKGLFLVGVSYPEAIFL is encoded by the coding sequence ATGCCACGTTACTTTCTGGAACTTAGTTATAAGGGAGAAGGGTACAGTGGTTTCCAGGTGCAGCAAAATGCCATCACCATTCAGGAAGAAGTGGAGAAAGCATTCCGGATCTTTTTCAAAAAAGATGTGGAACTGACCGGATCTTCCCGCACGGATGCGGGGGTGCATGCACTACAGAACTATTTTCATTTCGATTGGGATGATGGGTTTCCTCAGGCTTCGGTTTATAATCTTAACGCTATTCTGCCTGCCGCAATAGTCATAAAGTCGGTAAAGGAAGTAAAGCCCGATGCGCACAGCCGCTTTCATGCAACAGCCCGGGAATACAAATACTTTATTTACGATAAAAAGAATCCCTTTATTGATGACAGAGCCTGGTACCTTCCTTACACCCTTGATGAGGCTTTATTAGATGCATGTGCCCAAAAGGTCAAGAACAACCTCGATTTTTCTGCTTTTTCGAAACGTAATACGCAGGTAAAAACCTTTCAATGCAGTATTTCAGTAAGTGAATGGATAAGTGAAGACGGATGTCTTGTTTACCATGTACAGGCCAACCGGTTTTTGCGTGGAATGGTACGTGGCCTGGTTGGAACAATGGTTCGGGTAGCCAGGGGAACGATGTCGCTTGATGCTTTTGAAGCATTACTGGCACAAAGAACACTTGCTTCCGCAGATTTTTCGGCACCTGCAAAAGGCTTGTTTTTGGTAGGTGTAAGCTATCCGGAGGCTATCTTCCTGTAA
- a CDS encoding DUF2306 domain-containing protein encodes MHTLRSILWIALWSFILLVSVYFFLDNVIAYFYGYRSRMFGNTLFHNQLWVVMHMVGGSMALLLGPMQFWPFIRKRFVSFHRLSGKIYMTGIALIGISAGRLSLISSCLPCRVSLFLLTVFGVLSTWFAWRAIKTRNIKTHRHMMVRSYICVLGFVAVRIDDIYALDFLFGNITDPTFRRVVNEYFFSFVPLIIAEIFMTWWPSIAYTFKNKTTA; translated from the coding sequence ATGCATACACTTCGTTCCATTCTCTGGATTGCTTTATGGTCGTTCATTCTTTTAGTTTCTGTTTATTTCTTCCTCGATAATGTGATTGCCTATTTTTATGGTTACCGCAGCCGCATGTTCGGCAACACTTTATTTCATAACCAGCTTTGGGTTGTAATGCATATGGTTGGAGGCAGTATGGCGCTTTTACTAGGACCAATGCAGTTTTGGCCTTTTATCCGCAAACGATTTGTTTCCTTTCACCGGTTATCCGGGAAAATTTATATGACGGGTATTGCATTGATTGGTATTTCTGCAGGACGACTCTCGTTGATCAGTAGTTGTTTGCCCTGTCGTGTATCACTTTTTTTATTAACTGTATTTGGAGTACTCAGCACCTGGTTTGCATGGCGTGCCATTAAAACCCGGAATATCAAAACGCATCGGCACATGATGGTGCGGAGTTATATCTGCGTATTAGGATTTGTTGCTGTAAGGATCGATGATATATATGCTCTTGATTTTTTATTTGGCAACATAACAGATCCAACATTCAGAAGAGTAGTGAATGAATATTTCTTTTCGTTTGTGCCATTGATTATTGCGGAAATATTTATGACCTGGTGGCCATCCATTGCGTATACATTTAAAAACAAAACAACAGCTTGA
- a CDS encoding PIG-L deacetylase family protein: protein MKRTFLLCLLLIPLFLVAQQAKQKTLLVIFPHPDDETAIAEVLIKYKELGYKVQLIIATDGKDGTRVTKIPAGDSLGKLRKDETRCACKILGIAEPMFLGIERLDTKIGVGKYFGEHKRFLDTLKILIPKIRPDIILTFGPDGDTHHAEHIVVGTTITELLLQEGWVENYPLYYVAWTKEQGKMFDLGYVNDQYFNVQIDYTQEQEIKALSIMPCYVTQYTPEELKEDHKKKLTDKSNTIHFRRFVVAKGMQHDF, encoded by the coding sequence ATGAAAAGAACATTTCTACTTTGCTTGTTACTGATCCCGTTGTTTTTAGTTGCCCAACAGGCAAAACAGAAAACGTTGCTTGTCATCTTTCCTCATCCTGATGATGAAACGGCTATAGCTGAAGTGCTTATTAAGTATAAAGAGCTTGGCTACAAGGTGCAACTTATCATTGCCACTGATGGAAAAGACGGGACGAGGGTTACAAAAATTCCGGCCGGAGATTCGTTAGGCAAACTGCGGAAAGATGAAACAAGATGTGCCTGTAAGATCCTGGGTATTGCAGAGCCTATGTTCCTCGGAATTGAACGGCTCGATACAAAAATAGGTGTAGGAAAATACTTTGGAGAACACAAAAGGTTTTTAGACACATTGAAAATACTAATACCTAAAATTAGGCCCGACATCATTCTCACATTTGGCCCTGATGGTGATACACATCATGCTGAACACATTGTTGTCGGAACAACAATTACTGAATTATTACTACAGGAAGGCTGGGTGGAAAACTATCCTTTGTATTATGTTGCTTGGACGAAAGAGCAGGGCAAGATGTTTGATCTTGGTTATGTGAACGATCAGTATTTTAATGTGCAGATCGATTACACACAAGAGCAGGAAATAAAGGCTTTAAGTATTATGCCTTGTTATGTTACACAATACACCCCGGAAGAATTGAAAGAAGACCATAAAAAGAAATTGACTGATAAAAGTAATACTATCCACTTCAGAAGGTTTGTAGTTGCGAAAGGAATGCAACATGATTTCTAA
- a CDS encoding DUF5829 family protein, with product MRRILSICSVLIFSALACNEAKPKIDAPSADPGHIGFVLDSAAYFDLLNDSFLTNEFAQLFVDTSHHPEPLIELYLTGREAFLNVGLAKEFWQGKEGKGIMMFQTRKPGEIDNLIRNWKQSYTDSLNSYVHDGGGFKIAEVTPFIKKNDPSSKEPNLSILLASYTIPTYKSWGFSDSAIANGVAMKDFMNSWDSRTQNKLFKKFKSFHIQLTEKELEQIESGLISVGYRKEENVFKHDDNVPVYFTVTPKNEIPKYTRIEIELAESTTQRIIQLGNMYTIHIKNKEMVIEQTK from the coding sequence ATGCGAAGAATATTATCAATCTGCAGCGTCCTTATTTTTTCAGCCTTAGCTTGTAATGAAGCCAAGCCAAAAATAGATGCACCCTCTGCCGATCCAGGTCATATCGGATTTGTTCTTGACTCAGCTGCTTATTTTGATCTGTTGAACGACAGTTTTCTTACAAACGAATTTGCGCAGTTGTTTGTTGATACCAGCCATCATCCTGAACCATTGATTGAACTTTATCTTACAGGGCGAGAAGCATTTCTGAACGTTGGTCTCGCAAAAGAATTCTGGCAGGGTAAAGAAGGGAAAGGTATTATGATGTTTCAAACAAGAAAGCCGGGCGAAATTGATAATCTTATTCGTAACTGGAAACAGTCATATACCGATTCGTTAAATTCATATGTGCACGATGGCGGTGGTTTTAAGATTGCTGAAGTAACACCATTTATAAAAAAGAATGACCCTTCATCTAAAGAGCCCAACCTAAGCATATTGCTTGCTTCCTATACGATACCTACTTATAAGAGTTGGGGCTTTAGTGATTCGGCCATTGCAAATGGAGTTGCTATGAAAGATTTTATGAACTCATGGGACAGCCGAACGCAAAACAAACTGTTTAAAAAATTCAAATCGTTTCACATTCAGCTAACGGAAAAGGAACTGGAGCAAATTGAATCGGGTTTGATTTCCGTTGGTTACAGGAAAGAAGAAAATGTATTTAAACATGATGATAACGTGCCGGTTTATTTCACCGTAACACCGAAGAATGAAATTCCAAAGTACACAAGAATTGAAATTGAATTGGCTGAATCAACTACTCAACGGATAATACAGCTTGGCAATATGTATACGATTCATATAAAGAATAAAGAAATGGTTATTGAACAAACGAAATAA
- a CDS encoding alpha/beta hydrolase, with protein MRKILIGLLLLCYSITSIAQGKLVRHEFTAASLQNNKGGEDPLRQLTVYLPADYEKGTQRYPVIYVLHGYGGTDSVMMSVWINFKKLLDEAIKTGKMRPMIVVAPNSNSKLQGSFYTNSSVTGNWADYIGKDVVEYMDKNFRTIPDRKSRGLCGHSMGGNGALKLGMLFADTFSAVYALSPAVLNWYGDFTLRSGGFKRISKLNNIEAIVKALNESDKTGDFDAFFAAVLTAMARVYSPNAANKELLADFPVTYVKDSAVYDPKVIAQWEAQFPFYMIDDYLPQLRSLTALKLDWGRNEEFSHIPYTSLQFSKKLEGYRIKHFAEEYIGDHGNMLDGFDGRIFNELLPFFDKYLYVK; from the coding sequence ATGAGAAAAATTTTGATCGGCTTGTTGTTACTGTGTTATTCAATAACCAGCATTGCCCAGGGAAAATTAGTTAGACATGAATTTACTGCTGCTTCATTACAAAACAACAAAGGCGGCGAAGATCCACTGCGCCAATTAACAGTATACCTGCCGGCAGATTATGAAAAAGGAACACAACGTTACCCGGTTATTTATGTGTTGCATGGATATGGTGGCACCGATAGTGTAATGATGAGTGTATGGATCAATTTTAAAAAACTACTTGACGAAGCGATCAAAACGGGCAAGATGCGTCCTATGATCGTGGTGGCACCAAACAGTAACAGCAAACTGCAGGGAAGTTTTTATACCAACTCATCTGTGACAGGCAATTGGGCCGATTATATTGGAAAAGATGTAGTGGAGTACATGGATAAAAATTTCAGAACGATACCTGATCGAAAAAGCCGTGGGCTTTGCGGGCATTCAATGGGTGGCAATGGTGCATTAAAATTGGGGATGCTGTTTGCCGATACATTCAGTGCGGTGTATGCACTTAGCCCAGCCGTGCTTAACTGGTATGGTGATTTTACATTAAGAAGTGGCGGTTTTAAGCGGATCAGCAAATTGAATAATATAGAAGCAATTGTGAAAGCACTGAATGAATCGGATAAGACCGGTGACTTCGATGCATTTTTTGCGGCAGTACTTACAGCTATGGCACGAGTTTATTCGCCCAATGCTGCCAATAAAGAGCTGCTTGCCGATTTTCCCGTTACATATGTAAAAGACAGCGCTGTATATGATCCGAAAGTAATTGCTCAATGGGAAGCGCAATTTCCATTTTACATGATCGATGATTATCTGCCACAGTTGCGAAGTCTCACTGCATTGAAATTGGATTGGGGACGTAATGAAGAGTTCTCTCATATTCCGTATACAAGTTTGCAATTCAGTAAGAAACTGGAAGGCTACCGCATCAAACATTTTGCTGAAGAATACATTGGTGATCATGGAAACATGCTGGATGGTTTTGATGGGCGGATATTTAATGAGCTACTTCCCTTTTTTGATAAATACCTGTATGTTAAATAA